One genomic region from Shewanella aestuarii encodes:
- a CDS encoding DUF4212 domain-containing protein, giving the protein MAFENNEKAAGYWSENLRLVLVLLAIWAAVSFGCGILLVDVLNEFTFMGFKLGFWFAQQGAMYVFVALIFVYVAKANALDKKYNVHED; this is encoded by the coding sequence ATGGCTTTTGAAAATAACGAAAAGGCAGCAGGGTATTGGAGCGAGAATTTACGCTTGGTACTTGTACTGCTAGCAATATGGGCTGCAGTATCTTTTGGCTGCGGTATTTTATTAGTAGACGTGCTTAATGAGTTTACCTTTATGGGATTCAAATTAGGCTTTTGGTTTGCGCAACAGGGTGCAATGTATGTATTCGTGGCGCTGATTTTTGTTTATGTGGCAAAAGCAAATGCCTTAGACAAAAAATACAATGTTCATGAAGACTAA
- a CDS encoding diguanylate cyclase, with the protein MKVPLANPNNLMFSLLLGVVALIINCYPIPFFANVQFILGNTLTVISSILFGPWYALLTSILASTGLVIVWDSFHVYIIFGLEALFLGFCRRRDIYALYGSVIFWLVFGMPAFYLLGNLFFDLPNNHLPFVTLKQAINSMIYTSIASLLVLSIPKLWRFKGRIKDKQRRSLSKQVTYFITLMITLSLLLSALLFNFYFLERQQQLVKVNQNETVRHIAYAGETYLENHIKVIENAAYLFTITNDSPTSSQAFLSNLHRNYPSFISMLMTNEKGNFIALSPLSKFQNPDEFKLNNNVKDRDYFIESFYNLRVYVSSVFVGRGFGNDAIVAMSAPYFDKTDHTKALGIIEGSLDLNYFDKIDYDFEGMRNQSIVLTDEKNNIIYASNQLNLKVMTPFHYALYKGRYQTTLDLININNTDSSTPEYIYAKSELSNGWKLYIVEPFTPLLKIAENQMLNSFAMLLVALLLTFYISNKISQLLSIPLEMIANQFSQLAQSSTKHQLLDDNAPREVYSLYETLLASKQQLIDHQLELENIVAIRTEELETANTKLKELVDRDPLTALYNRRYAEHKFIETREFCLRSEQAITVAVVDLDFFKAINDTYGHLAGDECLRQVASVLKQHFKRDIDIISRYGGEEFMLILPMSNALNIEHHLNEFRLKLNQILISIPNGSQQLTLTCSIGAIIANANYHHDLDRWIKIADDNLYQAKAQGRNRTILTIISPETES; encoded by the coding sequence TTGAAAGTTCCCTTAGCAAATCCCAATAATTTGATGTTTTCTCTACTATTGGGTGTGGTGGCGTTAATTATTAATTGTTATCCCATTCCTTTTTTTGCCAACGTCCAATTTATTCTTGGTAATACATTAACGGTTATTTCATCTATTTTGTTTGGTCCTTGGTATGCCTTACTCACCTCAATATTGGCATCAACTGGATTAGTGATTGTTTGGGATAGTTTTCATGTCTACATTATTTTTGGATTAGAAGCGCTATTCCTTGGATTTTGCAGGCGCAGAGATATATATGCTTTATATGGCAGTGTAATCTTTTGGTTGGTGTTCGGCATGCCGGCATTTTATTTGTTGGGCAATCTGTTTTTTGATTTACCTAATAATCACCTGCCATTTGTGACATTAAAACAAGCTATCAACAGCATGATTTACACCAGTATTGCGTCATTATTAGTGTTATCCATTCCCAAATTATGGCGGTTTAAGGGAAGAATTAAAGACAAGCAGCGTCGCTCATTAAGTAAACAGGTAACATATTTTATTACTTTAATGATTACTTTGTCGTTATTACTATCAGCACTGCTTTTTAATTTTTACTTTCTAGAACGTCAACAACAACTAGTGAAAGTTAATCAAAATGAAACGGTAAGGCATATTGCTTATGCCGGTGAGACATATCTTGAAAATCATATCAAAGTCATTGAAAATGCAGCTTACTTGTTTACGATCACCAATGATTCGCCCACAAGTTCACAAGCATTTTTAAGTAATTTACATAGAAACTATCCGAGTTTTATTAGTATGCTCATGACTAATGAAAAAGGTAATTTTATTGCGCTATCACCACTATCAAAATTTCAAAATCCCGATGAGTTTAAACTCAACAATAATGTCAAAGATAGAGATTACTTTATTGAATCTTTCTACAATCTGCGCGTTTATGTTTCATCAGTTTTCGTTGGTCGAGGTTTTGGAAATGATGCTATTGTTGCAATGAGTGCCCCCTACTTCGACAAAACCGATCATACAAAAGCACTTGGAATTATTGAAGGTTCACTAGATTTAAATTATTTTGACAAAATTGATTATGATTTTGAAGGCATGCGTAATCAATCCATTGTCTTAACAGACGAAAAAAATAACATTATTTATGCTTCCAACCAATTAAACCTCAAAGTCATGACACCATTTCATTATGCATTGTATAAAGGGAGGTATCAGACCACATTAGATTTAATCAATATCAACAATACTGATTCATCGACACCAGAATATATTTATGCCAAAAGCGAATTAAGCAACGGCTGGAAACTTTATATTGTTGAGCCATTTACACCTTTATTGAAAATCGCTGAAAACCAAATGTTAAATAGCTTTGCAATGCTGTTGGTTGCTTTGCTACTGACCTTTTATATCTCCAACAAAATTAGTCAACTTCTCAGCATTCCGCTCGAAATGATCGCTAATCAATTCAGTCAGCTAGCTCAAAGTTCAACTAAACACCAACTATTAGATGACAACGCCCCGAGAGAAGTATATAGCCTTTATGAAACCTTATTAGCCAGTAAGCAGCAACTGATTGATCATCAGTTAGAGTTAGAAAACATTGTAGCAATCAGAACAGAAGAGCTGGAAACTGCGAATACAAAGCTTAAAGAATTGGTCGACAGGGATCCACTTACCGCTTTATATAACCGCAGGTATGCAGAGCATAAATTTATCGAAACAAGGGAATTTTGTTTACGAAGCGAACAAGCGATAACGGTTGCAGTGGTTGATCTCGATTTTTTCAAAGCCATCAACGATACCTATGGCCATTTGGCTGGAGATGAATGTTTACGCCAAGTCGCCTCAGTTTTAAAACAACACTTTAAGCGAGATATAGATATCATCTCCCGTTATGGCGGTGAAGAATTTATGCTTATTTTACCTATGTCTAACGCACTCAATATTGAGCACCATTTGAATGAATTTAGGCTAAAACTCAATCAAATATTGATTTCAATTCCTAATGGGTCACAACAATTGACCCTAACCTGCAGTATTGGGGCAATTATTGCCAATGCTAATTACCATCATGACCTAGACCGCTGGATAAAAATTGCAGATGACAACTTGTATCAAGCCAAAGCTCAAGGGCGAAATAGAACGATTCTTACTATCATCAGTCCTGAGACTGAGTCATAA